From Candidatus Zixiibacteriota bacterium, one genomic window encodes:
- a CDS encoding OmpH family outer membrane protein produces MRKSLIVGLFIGLMTCVVMADDVKIGYVDSQRIFAEYQEYQDAQIKFDKDLESWNTQGDQMKRDIEELKSEIEGQSLILSAEKKKEKENMLLAKQDTLNQFLNATFGPDGKAERRMAELSKPVHDKIISIIERIAIENNYSIVFDVGTVNIAYAKKSLDITDDVLVELAAEE; encoded by the coding sequence ATGCGGAAAAGTTTAATTGTCGGGTTGTTTATTGGTCTTATGACTTGCGTCGTTATGGCTGATGATGTGAAAATCGGCTATGTTGATTCACAGCGAATTTTCGCCGAATACCAGGAATATCAGGATGCCCAAATAAAATTTGATAAAGACTTGGAAAGCTGGAATACTCAGGGCGATCAGATGAAGCGGGATATTGAAGAATTAAAAAGTGAAATCGAGGGACAATCTCTGATACTATCCGCCGAAAAGAAAAAGGAAAAAGAAAACATGCTTTTGGCCAAACAGGATACGTTAAACCAATTCTTGAATGCTACTTTTGGTCCTGATGGCAAAGCGGAACGTAGGATGGCGGAGCTTTCAAAGCCGGTTCATGATAAAATCATAAGCATTATTGAAAGAATCGCAATCGAAAATAATTATAGCATTGTATTTGATGTCGGGACAGTTAATATTGCCTACGCAAAAAAGAGCCTCGATATCACGGATGATGTTCTCGTTGAACTGGCTGCTGAGGAGTAA